A genome region from Bradyrhizobium sp. WSM1417 includes the following:
- a CDS encoding IS66 family transposase zinc-finger binding domain-containing protein: MTAPEDKATQPRRRASPDYLPRQHILFDVHGRLCSYCGGALHLGESVSEMLDWVPAQLHVVRTTRPKYTCRACNTVAYSGAPEPFIDGGLATLALLSHILISKYCNHSSPYRQSQIAHYGIDLCRSTLAG, translated from the coding sequence ATGACCGCTCCGGAAGACAAGGCGACGCAGCCACGACGCAGAGCGTCGCCGGATTACCTGCCACGACAACACATTCTGTTCGACGTCCACGGCAGGCTCTGCAGCTATTGTGGCGGTGCTCTTCACCTTGGCGAGAGCGTCAGCGAGATGCTCGACTGGGTGCCGGCGCAGCTTCACGTAGTGCGTACCACGCGTCCTAAATACACCTGCCGAGCCTGCAACACGGTCGCCTACTCCGGCGCGCCGGAACCGTTTATCGATGGTGGCTTGGCAACATTGGCGCTGCTCTCGCACATACTGATCAGCAAGTACTGCAATCACTCTTCCCCCTATCGGCAGTCGCAGATCGCCCATTACGGCATCGATCTTTGCCGTTCGACGCTCGCGGGCTGA
- a CDS encoding transcriptional regulator domain-containing protein, whose amino-acid sequence MPEFNWRSPASYLDLQDVETPDIAWECLRHNVDYQRDYDAMIASRPDRQVTPEFRRKWGICFRP is encoded by the coding sequence ATGCCTGAATTCAATTGGCGTTCGCCCGCGTCCTACCTAGACCTTCAAGACGTTGAAACTCCGGACATCGCTTGGGAGTGCCTACGTCACAATGTGGATTATCAACGCGACTACGATGCGATGATCGCCAGCCGCCCAGATCGCCAAGTGACGCCGGAATTCAGGAGGAAGTGGGGTATCTGCTTTCGCCCATGA
- the tnpB gene encoding IS66 family insertion sequence element accessory protein TnpB, whose product MMIVPAGLKVHLALGYSDMRKGMDGLAMLVQDVLKKDPFSGHLFAATHALGRSSERINPDRLALSLKDLDGEIGARKRNR is encoded by the coding sequence ATGATGATAGTTCCAGCGGGCCTGAAAGTGCACCTGGCGCTCGGTTACAGTGACATGCGGAAAGGCATGGACGGACTCGCGATGCTGGTTCAGGACGTGCTGAAGAAGGACCCGTTCTCCGGTCATCTCTTTGCTGCAACGCATGCACTCGGACGCAGCTCCGAGCGCATCAACCCCGACCGGCTTGCTCTCAGTCTGAAGGATCTCGACGGCGAAATTGGCGCGCGGAAGCGCAACCGATGA
- a CDS encoding site-specific integrase — MEEMLRNYNISNHTPKRRVRHADDIAIADLLSIYLEAQLEKLRERFNVDAKREDSIPDVRKFKKRIGRLNDWWGAKMLGELNGEACRSYAKQRCKRGGARRDLEDLRAAIGYHAAEGYHREIVRVSLPEKGQPRDKWLTRSDTARLIWTCWRYREMQKRSHRSADDVKLPTSRRPLRHLARFILLGVYSGTRAGAIAAASPNPGIGRSYVDLERGRYYRLKRGSSKTNKRQPTVPIPMRLLAHLRRWHRIDPEAQHFVEYNGKAVKSVKTAFKSAVRLAGLGQGISPQTLRHTAATWLMQRGADPWQAAGYLGMSLDVLLNTYGHHHPDYLSDAVDKIAKRDPVRERKPQTSGAVIPIKRRGLVSY, encoded by the coding sequence ATGGAAGAAATGTTGAGGAATTATAATATCTCGAACCACACCCCAAAGCGTCGGGTTCGTCACGCAGACGACATCGCAATTGCGGATCTCCTCTCGATTTACCTTGAGGCGCAGCTAGAGAAGCTTCGGGAGCGCTTTAACGTGGATGCCAAGCGCGAAGATTCCATTCCCGACGTTCGCAAGTTCAAGAAGCGAATTGGACGGCTAAACGATTGGTGGGGAGCAAAGATGTTGGGTGAACTTAACGGAGAGGCATGTCGTTCCTATGCCAAACAGCGTTGTAAAAGGGGAGGCGCGCGCCGAGACCTTGAAGATCTCCGCGCCGCGATTGGCTACCATGCGGCCGAAGGATATCATCGGGAAATCGTTAGAGTCTCGCTGCCTGAGAAGGGCCAGCCGCGAGATAAGTGGCTGACGCGTAGCGATACGGCGAGATTGATCTGGACTTGCTGGCGCTATCGCGAGATGCAGAAAAGGTCACACCGATCCGCGGACGACGTAAAGCTCCCGACAAGCAGACGTCCGCTGCGCCACCTTGCTCGGTTCATCTTGCTTGGCGTCTATAGCGGGACTCGTGCCGGAGCGATTGCGGCCGCATCCCCCAATCCGGGGATCGGTCGCTCCTATGTCGACCTGGAGCGTGGGCGATACTACCGGCTGAAGCGGGGAAGTTCTAAAACTAACAAGCGGCAGCCCACGGTACCAATACCCATGCGCCTGCTGGCCCACCTGAGACGCTGGCATCGGATTGATCCGGAGGCGCAGCATTTTGTCGAATACAACGGGAAGGCAGTCAAGTCGGTCAAAACAGCGTTCAAGAGTGCGGTGAGGCTGGCGGGGCTCGGTCAGGGTATCTCACCTCAAACACTGCGACATACAGCAGCGACCTGGCTCATGCAAAGGGGCGCGGACCCTTGGCAAGCAGCAGGTTATCTCGGAATGTCGCTCGATGTGCTGCTCAACACCTATGGTCATCACCATCCTGATTATTTGTCTGATGCAGTCGACAAGATCGCGAAGCGAGATCCCGTGAGAGAACGAAAACCGCAGACTTCTGGTGCTGTCATTCCAATCAAACGGCGAGGCCTCGTGAGCTACTGA
- a CDS encoding helix-turn-helix domain-containing protein, which produces MDLRETFATNLRRLRNSKGWSQDELALETKISRSYLSQLEKGVYHVSIKIIGRLADKLEVEPEEFLKTVKRARAK; this is translated from the coding sequence ATGGATTTGCGGGAGACATTCGCCACAAACTTGCGTCGTCTACGCAATAGCAAGGGATGGTCTCAAGACGAACTGGCGTTGGAAACCAAGATAAGCCGTAGCTATTTGAGCCAGCTCGAAAAGGGCGTGTATCACGTCAGCATCAAGATCATCGGTCGTCTAGCTGATAAGCTAGAAGTCGAACCGGAAGAATTTCTGAAGACTGTAAAAAGGGCGCGCGCCAAGTAG